The segment CAGCCGCGGCCGAGGAACTGCTCGGTCTCCGCCTCGAGGGCCTTCTGCAGGATCAGTTGCGCCCCCCGACGGGCCGCTTCCCCCAGGGGATCGCCGCTCGTGAGCAGGTCCGTGTACAGCGCTTGCTCCATCTGCTTACTCGGTGGTACTCTCGTGGCCATGGTGTAGCCTCCTTGTCCGGGGCATCGTCCAATGCCCTCTTCGGGTTGTGGTTTTCAGGAGGTTACACCATCTTTCTTTTTACAGGAAGTTTATGACATGACCCTGAGGCATGGTTCCGAAGCGCGTTCAGGATAGACTGGTCAGGTCCATCGCGAAATTTCAGCAGGTGATCAAGATCGCCAAAGACAGGGATGTCAACGAGTCTGACACCGTTTCAATCATCAAAGATGTCCTCGCCGAAGTCTTCGGGTATGACAAGTACCTCGATGTCACCAGTGAATTCGCAGTTCGCGGCACCTACTGTGACCTTGCCATCAAGATTGACGGCAAGGTCGAATACTTGATTGAGGCCAAGGCAATCGGGCTTGATCTCAAAGACGGCCATCTTCGCCAGGCGATCGACTACGGTGCCAATAACGGAGTTCAGTGGGTCATTCTCACGAATGCCAATTCCTGGCAGGTCTACAAGATTCGTTTTGAGCAACCAATCGCCTACGATCTTGTCTGTGCGTTCAATTTCCTCGAATTGAACCCAAAGAATGACGAGCACATCGAAATGCTCTTCGTCGTCTGTAAGGAAGGGCTCGCCAAGGATGCCCGCGAGGAATTTCATGAGAAGACTCTGACGGTCAACCGCTTCGTCCTTGGCGCGCTCATTTTGACGGACGACGTCGTTTCAGTGATTCGACGCGAGCTTCGCAAGCTGTCTGACGGCGTCTTGGTATCCTCCGAGGAGATATGTAAGGTCCTCAGGGGAGAGGTACTGAAGCGTGACGTTGTTGAGGGGGACGAAGCAGCCAAGACATCTGCCCGCATTCGCAAGTTCTACGGAAAGATCGCCAGGCGTGCTCGAAGCACCTCCGACGATAAGAAGGATTCTGGTGTTGACACCCCACCGATCGGAGACGCTTACCTATCCGAAGCGCCAGCGTCGCAGGACTAGGGTTCCGTTGAGAACCCATAAGAATAGGCGATCGAACGAGGCATTGTAGCTGATCTGTCACGCTTGCTATTCTGCCCTACGGTGCCAAGGGAGAGGCACATTACAGTAGGCTGAATTGAGGAACGAAACCTGGCTCAATAACCGTGACCGTATCGCCGGAGATCGCGGCCAGTCGATAGCGGTAAGCGGATTGCTGAGATCCGCTTCACTCATCCCAGTCTACTGGTCGTGTACCAATTGTATCCAACGTTATTCCGGTTGACGGGTTCCGGCCTGCGGACATAAACTAGAGATGTTTGGAGGATTCCCTATGCTCGACATTGAACGGGACACCTACTCGAAGCATGCCGCTGAATGGGCTGATCTCCACCAGGGGAAATTCGCCGTCGTAAAGGGCGACAGCCTAGCCGGTGTATTCGACACGATCGACGACGCGCTAGCAGCGGGTGCGCGTAGCTATGGACTTCAGCCCTTCCTAGTCCGGCAACTCGGGCAACCCCCAGAGCAGATCAGTATTCCCGCACTGGTGATGGGGCTACTTCGTGCCCATTCTTAACGTCCAGCTCGGCGGCGAAGCTCGAGCGAACAACGGGCGCACTATCCCGATCCCCCCGCAAATTGCCCTCACGCAACGTGGCCCCGTCGTACAGGTCACTTGAGCATCGGTCAGGCTATTGCTCAGCAGATCTTGCAGCAAGGTGGTATCCTTCCGCCTCCAGTATCGGGGTTCGCGCTCATCGACACCGGAGCAACGTCCACCTGTGTCGACGACGGCGCAGCTCAACAACTGCAACTGCCAGCGATTGACGTTGTGACGATTGCTTCCGCGTCGCACTCATCCACAGAACAGAACGTCTACCCGATCTCAATCGAGGTAGTCGGCCTCCCGATCGCGATCAACGCCCCGCGCGCCATTGGCGCTCCTCTCCAACCGCAGGGTCTTTTGGTTCTGATCGGTCGAGATCTACTCCAGCACTGTATGCTTGTCTATAACGGAATTTCTGGAGGCTTCTCGCTCTCAATGTGAGTGGCATGGCATCCCACACGCAATTGCTTGCCATCCAACACACCAATACAGCACGCTGATGCCGAGCGCGGATTATTATGAGTCGCAAGGCCACCAGACGTGAGAGAGAACAGTATGGCTAGTGAAGAGATGAGAAAGGAATACGACTTTTCGAAGGGAGTTCGGGGTAAGTTTTACAGGCCGGGTCTTAAACTCAGCCTTCCTGTGTACCTGGATTCAGAGGCGATGGCCTTTGTACAGCGCATTGCCCGGAAGAAGAAGACCGATATCTCGACAGTGGTCAACAAACTGATTCTTACGGACAAACACCTGGCAGAGGTGATCGAGTAGGGGCATATCTTGGCGAACTTCTTCGCAGAAGCGCGACATCAAACACGCCATTGAGATGGCGCGGGGTTTGAACAAGGAGTGAGCCATGGCCAAATTTGCCCCTTTCGATGCTGCCGACTACCTCGACAATGAGGAGACCATTGCGGAATATCTTACCGCTGCCCTCGAAGATCCGAATCCCGACGTATTCCTCACCGCGGTGCGCGATGTTGCTCGTGCCCGGGGCATGGCGCAACTTGCCAAAGACGCCGGTCTTGGACGCGAGAGCCTCTACAAAGCGCTTGCGCCTGGTGCCAAGCCGCGCTACGACACGATGCTAAAGCTGCTCCATGCGCTCGGCGTGAAGCTCTCGGCGTCTCCCGCCCATTCGTGAGCGTCACGCTGTACCTCATCGGAAAGCCCAACCCATCCTCGCGCAGCTTCGCGCGACACGCCGCGCGGCTCATCGGGAACGGTTAGGCACTGGTCCTTACAGGAAGTAGATTCTCCTTCGACTTTGCAGTAAGATGCATTAACATAAGGTCAGTGGAGATAGCCATATGATCCCTCTGACTCCGACCGATGTCCTGCCGCTGGAGACTGATGCCGATGGCGTGGTGCGCGTGGGCGACACACGCGTCACCCTTGATACGATCATCATGGCATTTACTGACGGGGCGACCGCCGAAGAAATCGCTCAGCAGTATCCTTCCCTCGAGCTCGCTGATGTTTACTCGGTCATCGGGTATTACCTGCGCCACCAAACCGAAGTCGATGCCTATGTGCGGCAACGAGCCCAGCAGGCCACACAGATCCGCCAACACAATGAAGCCCGCTTTGACCCCGCCGGAATCCGCGACCGCCTCGTAGTACGCCGTAGCGGCCAGCAGCGCTAATACATGCTGCGGCTCCTTGCCGATGAAAACTTCAACAACGACATCGTGCGCGGCTTGCTTCGGCGGAAGCCGGATATAGATATCGTTCGCACGCAGGATGTCGGGTTATCCGGTACCGACGACCCCACCATGCTGGAGTGGGCTGCTCGACATGGACGAGTGTTGCTCACCCACGATGTCACCACCATTACACGTCATGCCTATGAGCGTGTTCAAGCCGACCAGCCAATGCCCGGCGTGTTTGAAGTCAGTCGAGCCGTTCCAATCGGTACGGCCATCGAAGATATCCTCCTGCTTACCGAATACACTCTGGAAGGCGAGTGGGAAGGGCAAATCCGCTACTTGCCGTTGCGCTAAGGTGCAGCCATCGTACCGTAGGCGCCCCGCACTGGCATGAAACGATCGGGCGTGCTTGCGGCGATACGAAAAGTCCGAGGGCAAACGTGAGGATGGGCAGGCGGATGAAAAAAGGCACCACACAAAACTTGTGCATGAAGGCAAATATGTTGCTGAAGTCGATGTCGACTTGATCGAGTCCGACGAGGGTTGGGCTCCGTATTTGTCGCTTGAAGATGCTTACAAACTTGATGATGTTCGGGAAGCTCTGCGTCGTGAAGATGTCGAACGCGCAGCACGGCTCGCACGCGTATATAGATTGACTCCCGTTACGGTGTAATCACTTGCCGTAGCACAAGGCCTTGAAGTTGGACACTCGCGATCCTTGCGCCGCTCACGGTCTGCGATCGGTGTCAAACACGGGAACCGGTTAGTAACCATGAACGAAGCTGGCTGAAATGCTTCACCCTTCGACGGGCTCAGGGTGAACGGTGAATGTAAAGAAGCGTTAGACTCACTTCACTAGCCTACAATACCAACCGTTGGGCCTCTCATTGCGAAAAAGTTCGATCTCACGAATATAGTTGCGCGGCAGTATCCGTGCGGATACAATTACGCGTGTGAACATCTTTCACCGTTCCGAGGAATTTGACGCGTGGCTCGCTGGATTGAAAGACACAGTGGGCCGTGCCCGTATCGTTCACCGCATCCGCTCTGCGGAGCGCGGCAACTTTGGCGATTGTGAGCCGGTTGGCGAGGGGGTCTCTGAAATGCGCATCCACTTCGGCCCTGGTTATCGAGTCTATTTTACTCGTCGGGGAGAGGTGGTCTATCTGCTTCTGGTGGGCGGCGACAAATCCTCGCAGAAGCGTGACATCAAACACGCCAATGAGATGGCGCGTGGTTTGAACAAGGAGTGACCCATGGCCAAATTTGCCCCCTTCGATGCCGCCGACTACCTCGACAATGAGCAGACCATTGCGGAATATCTCACCGCTGCCCTCGAAGATCCGAATCCCGACGTATTCCTCACCGCAGTGCGCGATGTCGCTCGTGCCCGCGGCATGGCGCAACTTGCCAAAGATGCCGGTCTTGGACGCGAGAGCCTTTACAAGGCGCTTGCGCCCGGCGCCAAGCCGCGCTACGACACGATGTTAAAGCTGCTTCATGCGCTCGGCGTCAAACTCTCGGCCTCTCCCGCCCATTCGTAAGCGTCACGTTGTAGCCCGTCGCCAAGTCTAACCCATCCTCGAGCAGCTTCGGACGCAACACCGGCATGAAACGGTCGGACGTTCTTGCGGCGATACGGAAAGTTCGAGGGCATAAGTGAGAAAGCGGGACTTCCAAGATCTCGCAGGAGTGTTCGTCAGGCTTGGGCCGGATTCGGCGTGACAGGAAGGTGGGTCGCTAACCCCGTCTACCCGCCCCTGGTGTGCATTTCAAGGTGGGGGTCTTGTCTAAGTTCCTCTACCGAAACCAACGCGTCTCTCAGCCGAAGCTCGTTCCGCTCTTCGGCGCCGCGATCGCTTCGCTTGGTCCATCCGGAGACGATCATCGACATCAGCTCCGCTTTCGAGGCCCCGGCTCGGAGCGGCGCCCGCAGGTCGATCCCGTGTTGGGCGTACAGGCACAAGTACCATCTACCATCGGCGGTCAGCCGACTCCTGTCGCAGGTACGACAGAACGGCGTCGTTGTTGATGCCACGATGCCGAATACCGTCCCATCCGGCAGGACAAACTGATCGGCAGGCGCCCAGCCTTCGGACGCGACCGGCTCAATACGGCCGTACTGCCGCATCAGTACCTCAAGGATCTCCGTCCTGGAGAAGACCTTCTCCATCGACCAGTGAGTCGCCCCGCCCACATCCATGTACTCGATGAAACGGATCTCCGCGTTGATCTGCTTACCAAACTCCAGCAGATCCGCGAGTTCGTCGTCGTTCACCCCCCGCATGATGACACTATCGATCTTCAGTCCCTTGAAGCCGGCTCGCTGAGCCGCCTCGATCCCATTCAGTACCTTTGCGTGGGAGTCTTTTCGAGTCAGTGCCGTAAAGCGATCGGGGCGCAGGGTATCCAGACTGACCGTGACGCGGTGCAAACCGGCGTCATACAGCGCCTGCGCGGACTCAGCCAACAAGAGCCCGTTGGTGGTGATCGCAAGGTCCTCGATCCGCGGGTTGCGCGCGATCATCTTCACCAGGGCCGCAAGATCCCTGCGGACGAGCGGCTCGCCTCCAGTAAGACGAACCTTATTGACGCCAAGCTCTACAAAAATATCGACCAGACCGCTCGCTTCCTCCAATGTCAGGATCTCTTTGCGCGGAAGCCAGACGTATTCCTCCTCGGGCATGCAGTACTGGCAACGCAGGTTGCACCTGTCGGTCACCGACAGACGCAGACTGCGAAGCGGTCTGCTCAACAGGTCAAGAAACGTTGGGGGGTGTTCGATAGACGGCTTCATGCAAGTCTTTCGTGGCCTTACTTCGATGCTCGAGCCATTCACACGGCTCCGACAGCGGGAGCGATCTTGGGTCTCGGATCCACATCTCGGTCCCCAAGATCCAAGATCGCCCCTGCCGGGTTGTACTGTCGACCTCGCCGGTTAATGCTTCGCGGGGTACTTTTTGTAGTAGAGGTTGGCGACGCTCCCCTCTTCCTCTTTCTGAGCTTCCCACACCGCCCGCTGGACCGCCACCGGCATGGTATGTCCATCCTTGCACGCATCGGCGTTCATCTGGATGAAATGTGTCCACTGCTCCGGTACCTGGCTCGCTTCGAAGATTGCGGCAACCGGGCACTCCGGCTCACAGGCGGCGCAATCGATGCACTCCTCCGGATGGATAAAGAGCAGCTCCTCACCCTCGTAGAAGCATTCCACCGGACAGACATCTACACACGCATGGTCTTTGGTGCCGATACATGGATCGGCGACAACGTACGCCATTCTTCTTCTCCTCGCTTTCTCAGTGGTTGTGGTTGATTGCAGTTTCGATACACACGTGTACTCTTTACTACAGGAAGCCAAGCTGAAGCTTGGCGGCTTCGGACAGCTTGGACGGATCCCATGGAGGGTCCCAGACAACCTTGACCTCGGCATCCGCCACGCCGGGCACGCACCGCACCTTCATCTCGACTTCAGCCGGCAGCTGCGCGGCAGCCGGACAATGAGGCGACGTAAGGGTCATCATCACCCTGACGAGTCCCGAGTCCTCGGCCTTCACATCATAGATCAGCCCCATATCATAGATGTTGACAGGGATCTCGGGATCATAACAGGTCCGCAGGACCTCAATGACCTCCGCCTCGATCTCACTTGTATCCATGTATAATCAGCCCTCAACTCCTAGCTGTCAGCCATCAGCAATACCAGAATGCTGAAGGCCGACTGTTGCCCGTGTTGATATTACGACCCGAACGTATCCTATTCCAGCGAGGCGGCCTGCCCTCTCCCCTCCAGCGCAGCATGCAACGTATGCCAAGACAATGTCGCGCACTTGACGCGAACCGGGAACTCTCGTACGCCCGCAAAGGCCGCCAGCTTCCCGACCACAGCCGGATCAGATGCGGTATCCAGATCGGCCGTGACCATTGTGTGAAACATCTCAAAAAGCCGCTGCGCTTCTGCTGCCGTCTTCCCCTTCACTACCGTCGTCATCATCGATGCGGAAGCCTTCGAGATGGCGCATCCTGATCCCTGAAAGGCAACCTCCTTGATCACCTGATCTTCGACACGCAGGTACACCGTGATCTGATCGCCGCACAGGGGATTGTACCCTTCGGCCGTACGGTTGGCGGTTTCCAGTTTCCGGAAATTTTGCGGCCGCTTGTTATGGTCGAGAATGACCTCCTGATACAGTTCTCGCAGGTCCGACATCAGCCAAACAGCTCGGTGACCTTGTAGATCGCCTTGACCAGCGCGTCGATCTCGTCTCGCGTGTTGTAGAACGCCACCGATACCCTGGCGGTGGCCGGCACGCCAAACCGCTGCAGTACCGGCTGCGCGCAGTGATGGCCGGTCCGGATCGCGATCCCATCCTGATCCAGGATTGTCCCGATATCGTGCGCATGAATATCATCAAAGACGAAGGAGAGGATACCCGCCTTCTCTTTCGCAGTCCCGATGATCCGTACGCCGGAGATGGTGGAGACAGCATCCGTCGCATACGCCAGCAGCTCGTGCTCGTAGGCGGCGATCCGGTCGAGCCCGATGCTGCCCACGTAATCGATCGCTGCGCCGAGTCCGATGGCGCCGGCAATGTGGGGCGTCCCGGCCTCAAACTTCAACGGCGCCTCGTTGTAGATCGTCTTCTCGAAGGTAACCGAGAGGATCATGTCGCCCCCACCCTGGTATGGCGGCATCGCCTCGAGATGGCGAGCCTTTCCGAACACGACACCGATGCCGGTAGGACCGAACAGCTTATGGCCGGAGCAGACATAAAAGTCACAGTCCAGCGCCTGAACATCCACCGGCAGATGGGGTGCCGCCTGGGCGCCATCGATGACGACAGGCACGCCCCGCTCGTGGGCCATCTCAATCACCTGCTTCACCGGATTGATCGTGCCAAGGGCATTTGAGACGTGCACGATCGAGACCAGTCGCGTCCTTGGGCCCAGCAACCGCTCGTATTCGTCCAGCCGCAACTCACCGTCGTCGTTAATCGGTACGACCCGCAGGAGTGCGCCGGTTTGCTGACACACGATCTGCCACGGGACGATATTCGAGTGGTGCTCCATCTCAGAGATGAGGATCTCGTCCCCCGCCGTCAGACGCGGCCCGGCAAAGCTGTGGGCCACCAGGTTGATCCCCTCTGTGGCGCCGCGCACGAAGACGATCTCGCGCACATCCCCTACGTTAAAAAAGCGCGCTACCTTGGCCCTGGCACCCTCAAAGGCCTCTGTGGCCCGCTCGCTCAACAGGTGGATCCCCCGATGCACGTTGGAATTGCCGGTCAGGTAATACCGGTCCAGCGCCTCGACGACGGCCTCCGGCTTCTGGCTCGTCGCCGCATTGTCAAGGTAGACCAGCGGCTTGCCGTGAACGAGCTGCCTGAGCACGGGAAAATCCTTG is part of the Candidatus Methylomirabilis lanthanidiphila genome and harbors:
- a CDS encoding ferredoxin, with translation MAYVVADPCIGTKDHACVDVCPVECFYEGEELLFIHPEECIDCAACEPECPVAAIFEASQVPEQWTHFIQMNADACKDGHTMPVAVQRAVWEAQKEEEGSVANLYYKKYPAKH
- a CDS encoding cysteine sulfinate desulfinase, encoding MSAVTGLSASATLPEVNMAFDVERIRKDFPVLRQLVHGKPLVYLDNAATSQKPEAVVEALDRYYLTGNSNVHRGIHLLSERATEAFEGARAKVARFFNVGDVREIVFVRGATEGINLVAHSFAGPRLTAGDEILISEMEHHSNIVPWQIVCQQTGALLRVVPINDDGELRLDEYERLLGPRTRLVSIVHVSNALGTINPVKQVIEMAHERGVPVVIDGAQAAPHLPVDVQALDCDFYVCSGHKLFGPTGIGVVFGKARHLEAMPPYQGGGDMILSVTFEKTIYNEAPLKFEAGTPHIAGAIGLGAAIDYVGSIGLDRIAAYEHELLAYATDAVSTISGVRIIGTAKEKAGILSFVFDDIHAHDIGTILDQDGIAIRTGHHCAQPVLQRFGVPATARVSVAFYNTRDEIDALVKAIYKVTELFG
- a CDS encoding transcriptional regulator; this encodes MAKFAPFDAADYLDNEQTIAEYLTAALEDPNPDVFLTAVRDVARARGMAQLAKDAGLGRESLYKALAPGAKPRYDTMLKLLHALGVKLSASPAHS
- a CDS encoding cyclic pyranopterin monophosphate synthase → MKPSIEHPPTFLDLLSRPLRSLRLSVTDRCNLRCQYCMPEEEYVWLPRKEILTLEEASGLVDIFVELGVNKVRLTGGEPLVRRDLAALVKMIARNPRIEDLAITTNGLLLAESAQALYDAGLHRVTVSLDTLRPDRFTALTRKDSHAKVLNGIEAAQRAGFKGLKIDSVIMRGVNDDELADLLEFGKQINAEIRFIEYMDVGGATHWSMEKVFSRTEILEVLMRQYGRIEPVASEGWAPADQFVLPDGTVFGIVASTTTPFCRTCDRSRLTADGRWYLCLYAQHGIDLRAPLRAGASKAELMSMIVSGWTKRSDRGAEERNELRLRDALVSVEELRQDPHLEMHTRGG
- a CDS encoding nitrogen fixation protein NifU; the protein is MSDLRELYQEVILDHNKRPQNFRKLETANRTAEGYNPLCGDQITVYLRVEDQVIKEVAFQGSGCAISKASASMMTTVVKGKTAAEAQRLFEMFHTMVTADLDTASDPAVVGKLAAFAGVREFPVRVKCATLSWHTLHAALEGRGQAASLE
- a CDS encoding transcriptional regulator, translated to MAKFAPFDAADYLDNEETIAEYLTAALEDPNPDVFLTAVRDVARARGMAQLAKDAGLGRESLYKALAPGAKPRYDTMLKLLHALGVKLSASPAHS
- a CDS encoding mrp, which codes for MDTSEIEAEVIEVLRTCYDPEIPVNIYDMGLIYDVKAEDSGLVRVMMTLTSPHCPAAAQLPAEVEMKVRCVPGVADAEVKVVWDPPWDPSKLSEAAKLQLGFL